From the genome of Candidatus Dormiibacterota bacterium, one region includes:
- a CDS encoding YceI family protein, translating to MRTILHALLAAGAVALIAAAPPVSRAIDPARSTATFSVQHIFVSNVVGSVPIVDGRVTLAPGTRVPTSVTATLDPSRIATGDRDRDAALRGEDWFDVARYPHWTFASTAISRTATGFTMDGMLTIHGVSRPEHLEVSVAGNAEHPIYHATGKIDRHAFGMHVVRLDPVIGNPVTIALDIVLAPPGI from the coding sequence ATGCGCACTATTTTACACGCTCTCCTTGCAGCCGGCGCGGTTGCGTTGATCGCGGCAGCACCGCCGGTATCTCGCGCAATCGATCCCGCGCGTTCCACCGCGACGTTCTCGGTGCAGCACATCTTCGTAAGCAACGTCGTGGGAAGCGTGCCCATCGTAGACGGGCGCGTTACGCTCGCGCCGGGAACGCGCGTGCCGACGTCGGTTACCGCCACGCTCGACCCGAGCAGGATCGCCACCGGCGACCGGGATCGCGACGCGGCGCTTCGTGGCGAGGATTGGTTCGATGTCGCTCGATACCCGCATTGGACCTTCGCCAGCACGGCGATCTCGCGCACCGCGACGGGGTTCACCATGGACGGGATGCTGACGATCCACGGGGTGAGCCGCCCGGAGCATCTCGAGGTCTCTGTCGCAGGCAACGCGGAGCATCCGATCTACCACGCCACCGGGAAGATCGACCGGCACGCGTTCGGCATGCACGTGGTCCGTCTGGATCCAGTCATCGGCAACCCCGTCACGATCGCCCTCGATATCGTTCTCGCGCCGCCGGGCATCTAA
- a CDS encoding TonB-dependent receptor yields MSRLCAAALVAVCLLTCGANAFAATTSLIRGVVTLAGKPQAGATVTLTGDGSSFTTTTGPSGVYHFSRVPFGHYHLTVRENGSDNPTLDIDITSDSVATVNVPLDRLAIIGRAVVAAHAGASGTPVSVNVISKQQIANSPNRDNLNRLIETVPGIVRFSYNEPVAHGFHGVTYEIDGAPLPLATSSNFGEIIDPRNIDSLEISTGAMPAEYGGSRAGAVINIVTTRLSDVAPGSYGHVSIGGGSFGSASGSLSDLIRFKNSELFVSTNAQRSNPGIDAPTYSPIHDGSSNADQFVRFLTQLSPRSTLSFDASNQLGQFQIPINTDPNNPIDPVFSPAGTDDVQREYDRFFNVNFTTTSKDGDGIFQVIPWVRYTRIAYAGNLASDVQTLAPNSAYGDPTSPSAPLYANQIGLRQDRRASYGGIRISDFRATKHHAFKVGLDASREIFNASQTFGCYDPACTLAPTTPLPPPPAPGYYAFTTGQHQAGAQIGIYAQDQWQPNRNLAVNYGLRYDHSTGYAGGYMLEPRIGINLSDGGKNIAHVYYGRFYAAPQLEDVRADCVLLNGCSGTPTYNLQPERDAYYELGVAHYFNAHMKGYVNIFQRSVTNVLDTTQFLNTPLFAVFNNATGIDTGFEVRLQDALHDGDSWYVSGTVSGSYAGGISGSTFLFPTSSLDTGGLPLTSPALLAPEDHDQTVAVTAAYTHTFGPMRSWFGTLQTNYGTGYPVAFQNLNGGVLNGRLASHTTFDLSLGRHSAPRIFGFDFDVQNLLNHQYVIKIANGFNTTQIASGRRVDFRITSAL; encoded by the coding sequence ATGTCACGTCTCTGCGCGGCGGCGCTCGTCGCCGTCTGTTTGCTTACCTGTGGCGCGAATGCGTTCGCGGCCACGACCAGCCTTATTCGCGGCGTCGTCACGCTGGCGGGCAAGCCGCAAGCGGGAGCGACCGTTACGCTAACGGGCGACGGCTCGTCGTTTACCACCACCACCGGCCCGAGCGGCGTCTACCATTTTTCGCGAGTACCGTTCGGCCACTATCACCTCACGGTTCGCGAGAACGGCTCGGATAATCCCACCCTCGATATCGACATCACGAGCGACTCGGTCGCCACGGTCAACGTGCCGCTGGACAGGCTTGCAATCATCGGCCGGGCGGTCGTTGCGGCGCACGCGGGTGCGAGCGGCACGCCCGTCTCCGTGAACGTGATCTCGAAGCAGCAAATCGCGAACTCGCCCAATCGCGATAATCTCAACCGGCTCATCGAAACGGTTCCGGGCATCGTGCGCTTTTCGTATAACGAACCGGTCGCGCACGGCTTCCACGGCGTGACGTATGAAATCGACGGCGCACCGCTTCCGCTTGCGACCAGTTCCAACTTCGGCGAGATCATCGATCCGCGCAACATCGATTCACTCGAAATCTCAACCGGCGCGATGCCCGCAGAATACGGTGGCAGCCGCGCCGGCGCCGTCATCAACATCGTCACCACGCGGCTCTCGGACGTCGCTCCCGGAAGCTACGGGCACGTCAGCATCGGGGGCGGAAGTTTCGGCTCCGCCTCCGGCAGTCTCAGCGACTTGATACGTTTCAAGAACAGCGAGCTGTTTGTGAGCACGAACGCGCAGCGCAGCAACCCCGGCATCGATGCTCCAACGTACTCGCCCATCCACGACGGCTCGTCGAATGCGGACCAGTTCGTGCGTTTCCTCACACAACTTAGCCCCCGCAGCACCTTGTCTTTTGACGCATCGAATCAGTTAGGGCAGTTTCAGATTCCAATCAATACCGATCCGAACAATCCGATCGATCCGGTCTTTAGCCCAGCCGGGACCGACGACGTGCAGCGCGAGTACGACCGCTTCTTCAACGTCAATTTCACGACCACGTCCAAAGACGGGGATGGGATCTTTCAAGTGATTCCATGGGTGCGGTACACCCGCATCGCCTATGCGGGCAATTTAGCGAGCGACGTGCAAACGTTGGCTCCGAACTCGGCGTATGGCGATCCAACTTCTCCATCGGCGCCGCTCTACGCAAACCAAATTGGGCTCCGGCAAGATCGCCGTGCAAGCTACGGGGGCATTCGCATCTCGGACTTCCGCGCCACCAAGCATCACGCATTCAAAGTGGGCTTGGACGCAAGCCGCGAGATTTTTAACGCATCGCAGACCTTCGGGTGCTACGACCCCGCATGCACGCTCGCGCCAACCACCCCTTTGCCGCCGCCGCCCGCTCCCGGATACTACGCTTTTACGACCGGACAGCATCAGGCCGGCGCTCAAATCGGGATCTACGCGCAAGACCAGTGGCAGCCCAATCGCAATCTGGCGGTCAATTACGGCCTGCGTTACGATCATTCAACCGGCTATGCCGGTGGATACATGCTCGAGCCGCGCATCGGCATCAACCTCTCCGACGGCGGCAAAAATATCGCTCACGTCTACTACGGACGCTTCTACGCCGCGCCGCAGCTTGAGGACGTTCGAGCCGATTGCGTGCTCCTTAACGGCTGCAGCGGGACGCCGACATACAACCTCCAACCCGAACGCGACGCATACTACGAACTCGGCGTCGCGCACTACTTCAACGCCCACATGAAAGGCTACGTCAATATCTTTCAGCGTTCGGTGACGAACGTACTCGACACGACGCAATTCCTCAATACGCCGCTCTTTGCGGTCTTCAATAATGCTACCGGCATCGACACCGGCTTCGAAGTACGGTTGCAAGATGCGCTACACGACGGCGACTCGTGGTACGTCAGCGGAACGGTATCGGGGTCGTATGCGGGGGGCATCTCGGGGTCGACGTTTCTCTTTCCAACATCGAGCCTCGATACGGGTGGGCTGCCGCTCACCTCGCCGGCGCTGCTCGCACCCGAGGATCACGATCAAACGGTCGCGGTTACGGCTGCCTACACGCACACCTTCGGGCCGATGCGCTCCTGGTTTGGAACGCTCCAAACCAATTATGGCACCGGCTACCCGGTTGCATTTCAGAATCTCAACGGCGGCGTACTCAACGGACGGTTAGCATCGCACACAACCTTCGATCTCTCGCTCGGCCGGCACTCGGCGCCAAGGATTTTTGGCTTCGATTTCGACGTGCAAAATCTGTTGAACCATCAGTACGTCATCAAGATCGCGAACGGGTTCAACACGACGCAGATCGCAAGCGGACGCCGGGTGGACTTCCGCATTACCTCCGCGCTCTAA
- a CDS encoding helix-turn-helix transcriptional regulator, translating into MEDALNAFQHGHYQRAKDILLGCPRCTACSEVLLLIGLRLRDYDLVWRAAVDLRETGETPDQRAIGEARIFYADVARNRTAEPFSQTTRPRTAVGKAEIALIHASIEWMRGSTDIKTLLSKSPPQTLDQKIRRISIEAWIAAHRGDIRRHSELLLNALSRALAGGLDVGAIMVLAHPVAALFREIDLGELAPYAEAILQKVPWGSVSIHDRFYGERAFAWRRALDGDFISALKHLDTAMLAAPDDLCRALSHIDSARIAVASNSHVHAQASVALAFAAFERVEWTVATHEEPLGLYGSLDILSVEPERARLLLDRAVAAVPTAALGIAHGSRLTAYRTFAEAAVATSPEEAHIKANAAYRLFIKCGYIFRAASAAVLAFEASGQRKWLERASELVMPYPRSILAMSLRQYAERPDGLTERRLQVLRGLCQGKTSQQVAESLCLSESTVRKHIGDLHRILGVTRRAELVLRAIELRLAA; encoded by the coding sequence GTGGAAGACGCCTTAAACGCATTCCAACACGGTCACTATCAAAGGGCGAAAGACATTCTGTTGGGATGTCCGCGGTGCACTGCGTGCTCCGAAGTGCTTCTTCTCATCGGCCTGCGGCTACGAGATTACGATCTCGTTTGGAGAGCCGCCGTCGACCTGCGTGAAACGGGCGAGACGCCGGATCAGCGCGCAATCGGCGAAGCAAGGATATTTTATGCCGACGTTGCCCGGAATCGCACAGCAGAACCCTTCTCTCAGACAACGCGCCCGCGAACAGCGGTAGGGAAAGCCGAAATCGCACTTATCCACGCATCGATCGAATGGATGCGTGGTTCGACCGACATAAAGACGCTACTTTCGAAAAGCCCTCCGCAAACGCTCGATCAAAAAATACGGCGAATATCGATTGAAGCCTGGATTGCAGCACATCGCGGAGATATTCGTCGACACTCGGAGTTACTGCTGAACGCACTAAGTCGTGCTTTGGCAGGTGGACTCGACGTCGGAGCGATCATGGTGCTTGCGCACCCCGTCGCCGCCCTGTTTCGCGAAATTGATTTAGGCGAGCTTGCCCCATATGCGGAAGCGATTCTCCAGAAGGTTCCATGGGGATCCGTTTCGATTCACGATCGCTTTTATGGAGAGCGAGCATTTGCCTGGCGACGAGCTCTCGACGGCGACTTCATATCAGCACTGAAACACCTGGATACCGCGATGCTTGCAGCGCCCGACGATCTCTGCAGGGCACTCTCTCATATTGACTCGGCTCGGATTGCCGTTGCGAGCAACTCGCATGTCCACGCGCAAGCCTCGGTAGCATTGGCTTTCGCGGCTTTTGAGCGCGTCGAATGGACCGTCGCCACGCATGAAGAGCCCTTGGGACTCTATGGTTCTCTCGACATTCTCTCGGTAGAACCAGAGCGAGCCCGGCTTCTGCTTGACCGTGCCGTTGCTGCCGTTCCTACTGCGGCGCTAGGGATCGCGCACGGTTCCCGCCTTACGGCATACCGAACATTTGCGGAAGCAGCTGTCGCAACGTCGCCTGAGGAAGCGCACATAAAGGCGAATGCTGCATATCGTCTTTTTATCAAGTGCGGATATATTTTTCGGGCGGCCTCGGCAGCCGTGCTTGCGTTCGAAGCATCGGGCCAACGTAAATGGTTGGAACGTGCATCAGAACTCGTCATGCCGTATCCCCGCTCCATACTTGCGATGTCACTTCGTCAATATGCGGAGCGTCCCGACGGATTGACCGAACGGCGCTTGCAGGTTTTGCGCGGACTTTGTCAGGGAAAAACCTCGCAACAGGTTGCCGAGTCTTTGTGCCTGTCCGAAAGTACCGTTAGGAAGCATATTGGAGATCTCCATCGTATCCTAGGAGTAACACGCCGCGCGGAGTTGGTGCTGCGGGCGATCGAACTCCGCCTCGCCGCGTAG
- a CDS encoding transporter has translation MPAPALAEQTLAQQVHALQLQMQHLAKENARDRQRIKALERSRQQNESSQMSSPNVVTAEPAVYQSTPSYLDPLPSQNHYVEASAPSASAAHLIAPPPIAQQTYGKAAPTANAVKAVYQQENALFSKGLTLTPAATYTYGDNRFFTLNGFMALGAIFLGNINVSRQQNALYEPNLNIAYGASNRLQFDATVPFVYRSSMYSSQGAQSSTAQISERSTHSGSIGDVNFGLYYQLAQHSLGSPATILSAHITAPTGISPYGIKVYQDTTNNNLSYVEALPTGQGAWGLQLGATMIKTLDPAVVFGGVNLAYNLPQHYNDISPYVGITQPGTIQPGGSLSFTIGTAFSLNDRMSTSFSFQDSMVQPLRERPDGLPWTNVVGSALNAAVFNIGATYAVSKNLSYQTVLAIGLTQDAPNFQLTFRVPHVVP, from the coding sequence TTGCCGGCGCCGGCGCTGGCAGAGCAGACGCTCGCGCAACAGGTGCATGCTCTCCAGTTGCAGATGCAGCATCTGGCAAAGGAGAATGCGCGAGATCGCCAGCGCATCAAGGCGCTCGAACGCAGCCGGCAACAGAACGAGTCGTCGCAGATGTCCTCGCCTAACGTCGTTACTGCCGAGCCGGCCGTCTATCAATCGACGCCGAGCTATTTGGACCCTCTGCCGTCGCAGAACCATTACGTCGAGGCGTCGGCCCCGTCGGCGTCGGCAGCGCACCTCATTGCTCCACCTCCGATAGCCCAGCAAACCTATGGCAAAGCTGCGCCGACTGCCAACGCGGTAAAAGCCGTATACCAGCAAGAGAATGCGCTATTCAGTAAGGGGCTAACCCTGACGCCTGCGGCGACCTATACGTATGGCGATAACCGATTCTTCACCCTTAACGGATTCATGGCGCTGGGAGCGATTTTTCTTGGGAACATCAACGTAAGCCGGCAGCAGAACGCGCTCTACGAGCCGAATCTCAATATCGCTTACGGCGCATCTAATCGTTTGCAATTCGATGCGACGGTTCCATTCGTCTATCGCTCGTCGATGTACAGTTCTCAGGGTGCGCAATCGTCCACCGCACAGATCAGCGAGCGCAGTACGCATAGCGGCTCGATCGGCGATGTAAACTTTGGGCTCTACTATCAGCTTGCTCAGCATTCGCTTGGCAGCCCGGCGACCATTCTGAGTGCCCATATCACCGCCCCGACGGGGATCAGCCCGTATGGGATTAAGGTGTACCAGGACACGACGAACAACAACCTTTCCTATGTGGAAGCGCTCCCGACGGGGCAAGGAGCCTGGGGATTACAACTGGGCGCGACGATGATCAAAACGCTCGATCCGGCAGTCGTTTTCGGAGGCGTCAATCTAGCCTATAACTTACCGCAGCACTACAACGACATCAGCCCTTATGTCGGCATCACACAGCCCGGAACGATCCAGCCCGGTGGCTCGCTGAGCTTTACGATCGGAACGGCGTTTTCTCTGAACGACCGCATGAGCACCTCGTTCTCGTTCCAGGATTCGATGGTTCAGCCGCTGCGGGAGCGCCCCGACGGGCTGCCGTGGACCAATGTGGTTGGAAGTGCGCTCAATGCGGCGGTGTTCAACATTGGAGCGACCTACGCGGTAAGCAAGAACCTCTCGTACCAAACGGTTTTGGCGATCGGGCTTACTCAAGACGCTCCCAATTTCCAGCTCACGTTCCGCGTGCCACACGTGGTTCCGTGA
- a CDS encoding C39 family peptidase, producing MRIISLTLLVMLAVSRGALGQQSPMLIPGAGQVSFHISSFYSERFAHIVRQSTDYSCGAASVATLLRYAYGLAATENGTIRGMLSISDPQVVKTHGFSLLDIKHYVDAIGFIGSGYRLPLTSLYAIKVPSIALITVEGYSHFVVLKHADPDYVYVADPMFGNRRIETGAFAHSWDGIIFVIAANTYDIHNKLLALNQPLPLDVISNGIPSVSNALNNAQLMLVYIPAMNRL from the coding sequence ATGCGCATTATCAGTCTAACGCTTTTAGTCATGCTCGCGGTCTCTCGAGGAGCCTTGGGGCAGCAATCGCCGATGCTCATCCCGGGAGCCGGGCAAGTGAGCTTCCACATCTCATCGTTCTATTCGGAACGCTTTGCCCATATCGTTCGCCAATCGACGGACTATAGCTGCGGGGCCGCCTCGGTGGCGACCCTACTGCGCTACGCGTACGGTTTGGCAGCGACTGAAAACGGCACGATCCGTGGAATGCTCAGCATCAGCGATCCGCAAGTCGTCAAAACCCACGGCTTTTCATTGCTGGACATCAAGCACTATGTCGACGCGATAGGGTTTATCGGGTCCGGCTATCGTCTTCCGCTAACATCGCTGTACGCGATTAAAGTGCCGTCGATCGCGCTGATAACGGTCGAGGGATACTCGCACTTCGTGGTGTTGAAGCATGCGGATCCGGACTACGTGTATGTGGCCGATCCGATGTTCGGAAACCGCCGGATCGAGACGGGTGCATTCGCGCACTCGTGGGACGGCATCATTTTCGTGATCGCGGCCAACACCTACGACATACACAATAAATTGCTGGCGCTGAACCAGCCGCTGCCGCTTGACGTGATATCGAATGGCATTCCGTCTGTATCGAATGCGCTTAATAACGCGCAGTTGATGCTCGTGTACATTCCGGCCATGAATCGCCTGTGA
- a CDS encoding response regulator transcription factor, which translates to MELSNFNTVPARLIIVEHQRLLLEALRSIIATDDQLEIVAEASELTIATLLAVEHDIFVIDGDPYGLNICQIVHALRKAGVSSRICMLSAFLDESVVLNALASGIDAYIVKDLAPTEILNAIHTVASVGFYVDPRLVRSVLKGSAPRTQRCTSDLTVRELEIVSLLAEGLTNKQIASELQLSEKTVKNHIGSIFVKLGLTARSQVAVHAVRHGLATGSRSPLVLTSVGSSGL; encoded by the coding sequence ATGGAGCTATCAAACTTCAACACCGTTCCCGCTAGATTGATCATTGTCGAACACCAGCGGCTATTGCTCGAAGCCCTTCGCTCGATTATCGCCACCGACGACCAGCTCGAAATCGTCGCCGAAGCAAGCGAGCTTACGATTGCCACCTTGCTGGCTGTAGAACATGACATCTTCGTGATCGACGGTGACCCATACGGGCTCAATATCTGCCAAATCGTTCATGCGCTTCGGAAAGCTGGAGTCAGTTCACGCATTTGCATGCTCTCGGCATTTCTGGATGAAAGCGTCGTATTAAACGCGCTCGCAAGCGGCATCGATGCGTATATCGTTAAGGACCTCGCTCCGACGGAAATTCTCAATGCAATCCATACCGTCGCCAGCGTCGGGTTTTACGTCGACCCGCGGCTCGTGCGATCCGTCCTCAAGGGCTCCGCGCCGCGGACCCAGCGATGCACCAGCGACCTCACCGTTCGCGAACTCGAAATCGTTAGTCTGCTCGCAGAGGGCCTGACGAACAAGCAGATCGCAAGCGAGTTGCAGTTATCAGAAAAGACCGTTAAAAACCATATCGGGAGTATCTTCGTGAAACTTGGGCTTACGGCTCGATCCCAGGTTGCAGTTCACGCGGTGCGTCACGGTCTCGCTACCGGAAGTCGTAGTCCCTTGGTACTAACGTCGGTGGGCAGTAGCGGCCTCTAA
- a CDS encoding LuxR C-terminal-related transcriptional regulator: protein MLQHEGIKDQAYVFRLIYADIELSGIADDILHGVVGFDGSRALAFTELHTNGVSRIYMLVRDKTARGEAWLVGLRQEASTLLRLYNALPDNCVNGALNMRTITSIAVIQVDASQTPLASWFSEDASLRAVAPILALKHDRLQAHIATLVSALTQDWDWNDPSRCAPVSGMLGTDILLQIVPSSAQGSVLATLIFEPVRMRRTLSDTFATRAITARESDVVRLVMAGRSVKEIASALSVAECTIQDHIKNVLAKTNARNRSQMIATLLGFGAS, encoded by the coding sequence ATGCTCCAGCACGAGGGCATTAAAGATCAAGCGTATGTATTTCGCCTCATTTACGCCGATATCGAGCTCTCCGGGATCGCGGACGATATTTTGCACGGCGTTGTGGGCTTCGATGGAAGCCGAGCCCTCGCATTCACCGAATTACATACCAACGGCGTCAGCCGTATTTATATGCTGGTGCGCGACAAGACCGCTCGTGGTGAAGCGTGGCTCGTGGGGTTGCGCCAAGAAGCGAGCACCCTGCTCCGGCTCTACAACGCTCTCCCGGATAACTGTGTGAACGGTGCGCTGAACATGCGCACGATCACCAGCATCGCGGTAATCCAAGTTGACGCTTCTCAGACTCCGCTGGCATCGTGGTTTTCGGAGGATGCGAGCCTTCGTGCGGTAGCACCGATATTGGCCCTCAAGCACGATCGGCTGCAAGCGCATATCGCAACGCTCGTTTCGGCCTTGACGCAGGATTGGGATTGGAACGACCCGTCACGGTGCGCTCCCGTTAGCGGGATGCTCGGCACGGATATCTTGCTGCAGATCGTGCCATCGTCTGCGCAGGGATCGGTTCTAGCGACGCTCATTTTCGAGCCCGTGCGGATGCGCCGCACCCTTTCAGATACGTTTGCCACACGTGCCATCACCGCTCGCGAGTCGGACGTCGTGCGCCTCGTCATGGCCGGTCGCTCCGTGAAAGAGATCGCCAGCGCTCTCTCGGTAGCAGAATGTACGATTCAGGACCACATCAAAAACGTACTAGCGAAGACCAACGCCCGGAATCGATCGCAAATGATCGCAACGTTGCTCGGATTCGGCGCGAGCTAG
- a CDS encoding nucleoside deaminase, whose protein sequence is MTHPSSRRHFIAGIAGTVAAAAAVSATSAAPSPDDLARHERYMQMAIDAAKQNPARPFGSVIVDQRSGTVVGRGVVNMRANPTFHSEIAAMNDYIAHHGNQGWNNLTMYGTGESCPMCMSAMIWAGIPRIVYASEMPFVAKYVKLIALRCKDVIAAAAPGLYTSELVLGGVLSPVTDAMFANRYKYLSGG, encoded by the coding sequence ATGACCCACCCTTCGTCGCGCCGGCACTTTATCGCGGGAATCGCGGGAACGGTCGCTGCTGCCGCAGCCGTCTCGGCAACGTCGGCCGCACCCTCGCCGGATGACTTGGCGCGGCACGAGCGCTACATGCAGATGGCCATCGATGCGGCCAAGCAAAATCCGGCTCGGCCGTTCGGATCGGTCATCGTCGACCAGCGTTCCGGCACGGTGGTTGGGCGCGGCGTGGTGAATATGCGAGCCAATCCGACGTTTCACTCGGAGATCGCGGCGATGAACGACTACATCGCCCATCACGGTAACCAGGGGTGGAACAATCTCACCATGTACGGCACCGGCGAGTCGTGCCCGATGTGTATGAGCGCGATGATTTGGGCCGGGATACCTCGGATCGTGTATGCATCGGAAATGCCGTTCGTGGCGAAATATGTCAAGCTCATCGCACTGCGATGCAAGGACGTTATCGCTGCGGCCGCACCCGGGCTCTATACGAGCGAACTCGTTCTGGGTGGCGTGCTCTCACCGGTAACCGACGCGATGTTCGCTAATCGGTATAAATATCTAAGCGGCGGCTAG